The following coding sequences lie in one Sorghum bicolor cultivar BTx623 chromosome 6, Sorghum_bicolor_NCBIv3, whole genome shotgun sequence genomic window:
- the LOC8080261 gene encoding ATP sulfurylase 2, with translation MATTHQLTPPHLHHPSASTTPRVRATASLAHPLLLSRRLRLRLAAAPQSRSPCPRRGAMSVRSSLIDPDGGALVELVAPPDRVPALRAEADALPRVRLAHVDLQWAHVLAEGWASPLRGFMREHEYLQSLHFNCVRLPDGGLVNMSLPIVLAIGDADKDQIGGNPDVALQGPDGGVVAILRRVEIYPHNKEERIARTFGTTAPGLPYVDEAIASAGNWLIGGDLEVLEPIKYNDGLDHYRLSPRQLRNEFDKRGADAVFAFQLRNPVHNGHALLMNDTRRRLLEMGYKNPILLLHPLGGFTKADDVPLPVRMEQHSKVLEDGVLDPETTIVSIFPSPMHYAGPTEVQWHAKARINAGANFYIVGRDPAGMGHPTEKRDLYNPDHGKKVLSMAPGLEKLNILPFKVAAYDTVAKEMAFFDPSRSQDFLFISGTKMRTFAKNGENPPDGFMCPGGWKVLVDYYNSLQAEEATPVPV, from the exons ATGGCCACCACCCACCAACTCACTCCACCCCACCTCCACCACCCCTCCGCCTCCACCACTCCTCGCGTCCGCGCCACCGCCTCGCTCGCGCACCCGCTCCTCCTCtcccgccgcctccgcctccgcctcgccgCGGCCCCGCAATCGCGCTCCCCCTGCCCGCGGCGCGGCGCCATGTCGGTCCGCAGCTCGCTCATCGACCCGGACGGCGGCGCGCTCGTCGAGCTCGTCGCACCGCCCGACCGCGTCCCGGCGCTGCGCGCGGAGGCGGACGCGCTCCCGCGGGTGCGCCTCGCCCACGTCGACCTCCAGTGGGCGCACGTGCTCGCCGAGGGATGGGCCAGCCCGCTCCGCGGCTTCATGCGCGAGCACGAGTACCTCCAGAGCCTCCACTTCAACTGCGTCCGACTCCCCGATGGGGGCCTCGTCAACATGTCGCTCCCCATCGTGCTCGCCATCGGGGACGCCGACAAGGACCAGATCGGGGGTAACCCAGACGTCGCGTTGCAAGGGCCCGATGGTGGTGTCGTCGCCATCCTGCGCAG AGTTGAAATATATCCCCACAATAAAGAAGAAAGAATCGCAAGAACATTCGGTACAACTGCACCTGGTTTACCCTATGTTGATGAGGCTATTGCGTCAGCTGGGAACTGGCTGATCGGTGGCGACTTGGAGGTGTTGGAACCCATCAAATACAATGATGGTCTTGATCACTACAGACTTTCACCTCGGCAACTTAGGAATGAGTTTGACAAACGGGGGGCTGATGCTGTGTTTGCCTTCCAGTTGAGAAATCCAGTACACAATGGTCATGCGCTATTGATGAATGACACTAGAAGGCGTCTCTTGGAAATGGGTTACAAGAATCCCATTCTACTGCTACATCCTTTAGGTGGTTTTACCAAAGCCGATGATGTCCCACTGCCGGTTAGAATGGAACAACACAGCAAG GTCTTGGAAGATGGAGTCCTTGATCCCGAGACTACTATAGTGTCTATATTTCCCTCACCAATGCATTATGCTGGTCCAACAGAAGTGCAGTGGCATGCAAAGGCACGGATTAATGCTGGTGCCAATTTCTATATAGTAGGCCGAGATCCTGCTGGAATGGGCCATCCAACAGAAAAGAGGGACTTGTACAACCCAGATCATGGGAAGAAGGTCCTGAGCATGGCTCCTGGTTTGGAGAAACTCAACATACTGCCCTTCAAG GTAGCAGCTTATGATACAGTAGCAAAGGAGATGGCCTTCTTTGATCCTTCACGCAGTCAAGATTTTCTGTTCATCTCTGGAACCAAG ATGCGCACTTTTGCCAAAAATGGAGAGAATCCTCCAGATGGTTTCATGTGCCCGGGTGGGTGGAAAGTTCTTGTTGACTACTACAATAGCCTGCAAGCGGAAGAAGCGACTCCAGTCCCTGTATGA
- the LOC8080262 gene encoding transcription factor E2FB encodes MDGGSSSLPLPQPPPPPPPQVYLRRGSSVPPPGTPVQAPPRVQLFRAPATPIPIFSSKPRAAVRSPIPPPPPPPPPPPPPAAAALAASAPAPAPAAATAQAPPLPPPPTSASTDQPPPQQAGTMAPPPAPEPAGKPNAQLNEQNSGEYSQSENNMVETAQGHDKETTPGPVKAIKRIKKVKSSKHNLGNTNSGAIEGDADPSLSSLNHCRYDNSLSLLTKKFINLLQGAEDGTLDLNKAAETLEVQKRRMYDITNVLEGVHLIEKGLKNMIRWKGFDMSKPKEIECQISSLKEELESLYDEEFRLDDEIREAKEKLQTLTLDEDKRKLLYLLKEDINKIPHFQGSTLIAINAPHGTCLEVPDPNADQDMYGNLGLQEQHYKIVLRSSMGPIDCYLISDRQEIFNPDQLAAADRLEPAVATDSSQALQQMDCDPTQALEKEWGNGGCMHTTEPSRKQENGILRIVPSDSDVDADYWLASGVDVSMTDEWGT; translated from the exons atgGACGGCGGCTCCTCCAGCCTCCCGCTTCcccaaccgccgccgccgccgccgccgcaggtcTACCTCCGCCGCGGCAGCTCAGTGCCGCCGCCCGGCACGCCGGTCCAGGCTCCTCCTAGGGTCCAACTGTTCCGCGCCCCTGCTACACCCATCCCCATCTTCTCCTCCAAGCCCCGCGCCGCCGTCAGGTCCCcgattcctcctcctcctcctcctcctcctcctcctcctcctcctgccgctgctgctcttgctgcttccgctcccgctcccgctcccgcGGCGGCGACAGCGCAGGCCCCACCTCTGCCTCCGCCTCCGACATCCGCTTCCACCgaccagccgccgccgcagcaagCTGGCACGATGGCTCCGCCTCCGGCTCCAGAACCGGCGGGGAAGCCCAACGCACAG TTGAATGAGCAAAACAGTGGAGAATATTCTCAATCTGAAAACAACATGGTAGAGACTGCGCAAGGGCATGATAAGGAGACTACCCCTGGACCTGTAAAAGCTATCAAGAGGATAAAAAAAGTAAAGTCTTCTAAACACAACCTGGGCAACACAAATTCTGGAGCAATTGAAG GAGATGCTGATCCTTCTTTATCTTCATTAAACCACTGCCGCTATGACAACTCATTAA GTCTGCTGACAAAAAAGTTCATCAACCTGCTTCAAGGAGCTGAAGATGGGACCCTTGATTTGAATAAAGCAGCTGAGACGTTGGAG GTGCAAAAAAGGAGGATGTATGATATAACAAATGTTCTAGAAGGTGTTCATTTAATTGAAAAGGGACTTAAGAATATGATTCGTTGGAA GGGATTTGACATGTCAAAGCCTAAGGAAATAGAATGCCAAATTTCTTCACTGAAG gaagaacttgaatctctttatgatgaagagTTCAGGCTGGATGATGAAATAAG GGAAGCAAAAGAGAAACTGCAAACGCTCACCCTAGATGAGGATAAAAGAAA GTTGTTATATCTTTTgaaggaagatataaacaagatTCCTCACTTTCAG GGATCCACTCTTATCGCTATAAATGCTCCTCATGGAACTTGTCTTGAAGTTCCAGACCCTAATGCG GATCAGGACATGTATGGAAATCTGGGTTTGCAAGAGCAGCACTACAAAATTGTCCTGAGAAGTTCAATGGGTCCTATTGATTGCTATTTGATAAG TGACCGTCAGGAGATATTTAACCCAGACCAGCTGGCAGCAGCAGACAGATTAGAACCTGCTGTTGCGACTGATAGTTCTCAAGCTTTGCAGCAGATGGATTGTGATCCAACTCAGGCACTGGAAAAGGAATGGGGCAATGGTGGCTGCATGCATACAACAGAACCATCCAGAAAGCAAGAAAATGGCATTCTGAGAATCGTTCCATCAGATTCCGAT gttgatGCTGATTACTGGCTTGCTTCTGGCGTTGATGTTAGTATGACAGATGAATGGGGCACATAG